A window of Hevea brasiliensis isolate MT/VB/25A 57/8 chromosome 14, ASM3005281v1, whole genome shotgun sequence contains these coding sequences:
- the LOC110666524 gene encoding stromal 70 kDa heat shock-related protein, chloroplastic, with amino-acid sequence MASSTAQIHVLGGVGFSSSSSRKHSFSFSQKTVFFGQNVRSQTAAFLRCSNTTRRRYSTGPLRVVNEKVVGIDLGTTNSAVAAMEGGKPTIVTNAEGQRTTPSVVAYTKNGDRLVGQIAKRQSVVNPENTFFSVKRFIGRKMSEVDEESKQVSYKVFRDENGNVKLDCPAIGKQFAAEEISAQVLRKLVDDASKFLNDKVTKAVVTVPAYFNDSQRTATKDAGRIAGLDVLRIINEPTAASLAYGFEKKNNETILVFDLGGGTFDVSVLEVGDGVFEVLSTSGDTHLGGDDFDKRIVDWLASNFKRDEGIDLLKDKQALQRLTETAEKAKMELSSLTQTNISLPFITATADGPKHIETTLTRAKFEELCSDLLDRLKTPVENSLRDAKLSFKDLDEVILVGGSTRIPAVQELVKKMTGKDPNVTVNPDEVVALGAAVQAGVLSGDVSDIVLLDVTPLSLGLETLGGVMTKIIPRNTTLPTSKSEVFSTAADGQTSVEINVLQGEREFVRDNKSLGSFRLDGIPPAPRGVPQIEVKFDIDANGILSVAAVDKGSGKKQDITITGASTLPSDEVERMVNEAEKFAKEDKEKRDAIDTKNQADSVVYQTEKQLKELGDKVPAPVKEKVEAKLKELKDTIADGSTQKIKDAMAALNQEVMQLGQSLYSQPGAGGSGPAPGSEAGPSDSSNKGPDGDVIDADFTDSK; translated from the exons ATGGCTTCTTCAACCGCTCAGATTCACGTTCTAGGTGGTGTTGggttttcttcctcttcctcgaGAAAACATAGTTTTTCTTTTTCACAGAAGACTGTTTTCTTTGGTCAAAATGTAAGGTCGCAAACGGCGGCTTTTCTGAGATGCAGTAACACTACAAGGAGAAGGTATAGCACTGGCCCTTTGAGAGTAGTGAATGAGAAGGTAGTGGGAATTGACCTGGGTACCACCAATTCTGCAGTTGCAGCAATGGAGGGAGGGAAGCCGACGATTGTGACAAATGCAGAGGGTCAGAGGACTACACCTTCTGTTGTGGCATACACAAAGAATGGGGATAGGCTTGTGGGGCAGATTGCAAAGCGGCAGTCAGTGGTGAACCCAGAGAATACTTTCTTCTCTGTGAAGAGGTTTATTGGCAGAAAGATGTCTGAAGTGGATGAAGAGTCAAAGCAGGTTTCTTATAAAGTATTTAGGGATGAGAATGGAAATGTTAAGTTGGATTGCCCTGCAATTGGCAAGCAGTTTGCTGCTGAGGAGATTTCTGCTCAG GTTTTGAGGAAGCTTGTGGACGATGCCTCAAAGTTTTTGAATGATAAAGTGACTAAAGCTGTGGTCACAGTGCCTGCATACTTCAATGATTCCCAAAGGACAGCGACAAAAGATGCTGGCCGAATTGCTGGGCTGGATGTTCTTCGAATAATCAATGAACCCACTGCTGCTTCATTGGCATATGGGTTTGAAAAGAAGAACAATGAAACCATCCTAGTATTTGACCTTGGTGGTGGCACTTTTGATGTTTCTG TGCTTGAGGTTGGTGATGGAGTTTTTGAAGTGCTTTCTACTTCAGGAGATACACATTTGGGTGGTGATGACTTTGATAag AGAATTGTTGATTGGCTTGCTAGTAACTTTAAGAGGGATGAAGGCATTGATCTTTTGAAGGACAAACAAGCACTTCAGAGATTGACCGAGACAGCTGAGAAGGCTAAAATGGAGCTGTCATCATTGACTCAGACAAACATAAG TTTGCCTTTCATCACTGCTACTGCTGATGGACCCAAGCACATTGAGACCACACTTACAAGAGCCAAGTTTGAGGAGTTGTGTTCAGATTTGCTTGACAG gctTAAAACACCAGTCGAGAATTCCTTAAGGGATGCAAAACTCTCCTTTAAAGACCTTGATGAGGTGATACTTGTTGGTGGATCAACACGAATTCCAGCTGTACAGGAACTCGTGAAGAAAATGACTGGGAAGGACCCGAATGTCACTGTCAATCCAGATGAAGTAGTTGCCCTAGGTGCTGCAGTTCAG GCTGGTGTTTTATCTGGAGATGTCAGTGATATTGTGCTGTTGGATGTAACACCATTGTCACTTGGTCTGGAGACTCTTGGAGGGGTCATGACAAAAATCATTCCCAGAAACACTACTCTGCCCACATCCAAATCTGAGGTATTCTCAACTGCTGCAGATGGACAGACAAGTGTTGAAATTAATGTTCTTCAGGGTGAGAGAGAGTTTGTCAGGGACAACAAGTCCCTTGGCAGCTTCCGCCTTGATGGTATCCCACCAGCACCGCGTGGAGTTCCTCAAATCGAAGTTAAATTTGACATCGATGCCAATGGCATTCTTTCTGTTGCTGCTGTTGATAAAGGTTCAGGGAAGAAGCAAGACATCACAATTACTGGTGCTAGCACCTTACCCAGTGATGAG GTTGAAAGAATGGTGAATGAAGCTGAGAAATTTGCAAAGGAGGACAAGGAGAAGAGAGATGCCATCGACACAAAGAACCAAGCAGATTCTGTTGTCTACCAGACTGAGAAGCAGCTGAAGGAGCTAGGAGACAAGGTTCCAGCCCCTGTGAAAGAGAAGGTTGAGGCAAAACTCAAGGAGCTCAAGGATACAATTGCAGATGGGTCAACGCAAAAGATAAAAGATGCAATGGCTGCCCTTAATCAAGAAGTCATGCAACTTGGTCAGTCCCTTTACAGCCAACCAGGTGCAGGTGGTTCTGGTCCTGCACCTGGCAGTGAAGCTGGACCTTCGGATTCATCGAACAAGGGACCTGATGGAGATGTTATTGATGCAGACTTCACCGACAGCAAGTGA